One Actinoplanes missouriensis 431 DNA segment encodes these proteins:
- a CDS encoding ATP-binding protein: MIPVSDEAELLRGGKLNANPEVDPVGRVLGTADATPLQFWTAVAPGSYLQLDDVVVTQRDLPDREPVTIAGVVTQVRARHEGAQFDSDVFAIADGTLPAMVQEAAEITTTRVDPELYVPPAPGAIVHRASGEARDAALHFDRMERRVPMGTGRDGVPVFLNADFLDGTRGAHVSISGISGVATKTSFATFLLYSVFRSGQLGADGANARALIFNVKGEDLLFLDHPNTKLDDKTREAYALLGLPAAPFPDVRVYAPPRPGDSSGAPDVSSRLTGVDSFYWTLAEFCENKLLPYVFADADDERQQYTMVVHSVTAHLNRYAVPAEGGVSIDGKRIGSYQDLVDHVVEQLTDDETRSTWAGSAVNMGTVNAFARRLIGSKRDLSRLIRGDLASRRPHQIKTAASAQVTVVDLHNLPDRAQRFVVGVTLKTEFEEKEKSGTGRPLLFVVLDELNKYAPREGSSPIKEVLLDIAERGRSLGVILIGAQQTASEVERRIVTNSAIRVVGRLDPAEASRPEYGFLPPAMRQRALLARPGTMFVNQPDIPVPLCVEFPFPAWATRKSESGPPPAETLRSIVQGADPFAVVGGGGRSDDDIPF; encoded by the coding sequence ATGATCCCCGTGTCTGACGAAGCTGAGCTCCTCCGCGGCGGAAAACTGAATGCAAACCCGGAGGTGGACCCAGTCGGACGAGTGCTCGGTACAGCCGATGCCACCCCGTTGCAGTTCTGGACGGCCGTGGCCCCCGGCTCCTACCTGCAACTCGACGACGTCGTGGTGACCCAGCGTGACCTGCCGGACCGCGAACCGGTGACGATCGCCGGCGTGGTGACCCAGGTCCGGGCCCGGCACGAGGGGGCCCAGTTCGACTCGGACGTCTTCGCCATCGCCGACGGCACGCTGCCGGCCATGGTCCAGGAGGCCGCCGAGATCACCACCACCCGGGTCGACCCGGAGCTCTACGTGCCGCCCGCGCCCGGCGCGATCGTGCACCGGGCCAGCGGCGAGGCCCGGGACGCGGCGCTGCACTTCGACCGGATGGAGCGGCGGGTCCCGATGGGCACCGGCCGTGACGGCGTGCCCGTCTTCCTGAACGCGGACTTCCTCGACGGCACCCGCGGCGCGCACGTGTCTATCTCCGGCATCTCCGGTGTCGCGACCAAGACCAGTTTCGCGACGTTCCTGCTCTACTCGGTGTTCCGGTCCGGTCAGCTCGGGGCGGACGGCGCCAACGCGCGTGCCCTGATCTTCAACGTGAAGGGCGAGGACCTGCTCTTCCTCGACCACCCGAACACCAAGCTCGACGACAAGACCCGCGAGGCGTACGCGCTGCTCGGCCTCCCCGCCGCACCCTTCCCGGACGTCCGGGTCTACGCCCCGCCCCGCCCCGGCGACTCGTCCGGCGCGCCCGATGTGAGCAGCCGGCTCACCGGGGTCGACTCGTTCTACTGGACGCTCGCCGAGTTCTGCGAGAACAAGCTGCTGCCGTACGTGTTCGCCGACGCCGACGACGAGCGCCAGCAGTACACGATGGTGGTCCACTCGGTGACCGCCCACCTGAACCGGTACGCGGTGCCCGCCGAGGGCGGCGTCAGCATCGACGGCAAGCGCATCGGGTCGTACCAGGATCTGGTGGACCACGTCGTCGAGCAGCTCACCGACGACGAGACCCGGTCCACCTGGGCCGGCAGTGCGGTCAACATGGGTACTGTCAACGCGTTCGCCCGCCGGCTGATCGGCAGCAAGCGTGACCTGTCCCGGCTGATCCGCGGCGACCTGGCGAGCCGCCGCCCGCACCAGATCAAGACCGCGGCGAGCGCCCAGGTGACAGTCGTCGACCTGCACAACCTGCCGGACCGGGCGCAGCGTTTCGTGGTCGGTGTGACGCTGAAGACCGAGTTCGAGGAGAAGGAGAAGTCCGGCACCGGCCGGCCGCTGCTCTTCGTGGTCCTCGACGAGCTGAACAAGTACGCGCCGCGCGAGGGCAGCTCGCCGATCAAGGAGGTGCTGCTCGACATCGCCGAGCGCGGCCGCTCGCTCGGGGTGATCCTGATCGGCGCCCAGCAGACGGCGAGCGAGGTGGAGCGCCGGATCGTGACGAACTCGGCGATCCGGGTGGTCGGCCGGCTCGATCCCGCCGAGGCGTCCCGGCCGGAGTACGGCTTCCTCCCGCCCGCGATGCGCCAGCGCGCGCTGCTGGCCCGGCCCGGCACGATGTTCGTGAACCAGCCGGACATCCCGGTGCCGCTCTGCGTCGAGTTCCCGTTCCCGGCCTGGGCGACCCGCAAGTCGGAGTCCGGCCCGCCGCCGGCCGAGACGCTGCGCTCGATAGTCCAAGGTGCCGACCCGTTCGCCGTGGTCGGCGGCGGCGGCCGTTCCGACGACGACATCCCCTTCTGA
- a CDS encoding pyrimidine reductase family protein: MHAWPAPLTELYPREPDPALRVNFIASADGAVTVEGVSAGLQGPGDKEVFDTLRMVCDALIVAAGTVRAENYDALRLTPAARAWRTAAGLPEFPLMVIVSGSLDLDPDQLIFSDAPIRPIVITHSRARAADRLTEVAEVVALGDDRVDLAAMVRLLHERGAGQLLCEGGPGLLGSLIAADLVDELCLTVAPLLVGGGAGRIAHGPDGPGRRMRLRHVLTREDMLFLRYVRKARWGTP; the protein is encoded by the coding sequence ATGCACGCCTGGCCCGCCCCGCTGACCGAGCTCTACCCGCGCGAGCCGGACCCGGCCCTCAGGGTCAACTTCATCGCGAGCGCGGACGGTGCGGTCACCGTCGAAGGAGTTTCCGCCGGGCTGCAGGGCCCGGGCGACAAGGAGGTCTTCGACACGCTGCGGATGGTCTGTGACGCGCTGATCGTCGCGGCCGGCACGGTTCGCGCGGAGAACTACGACGCGTTGCGGCTCACCCCCGCGGCACGCGCCTGGCGGACGGCCGCGGGCCTGCCCGAGTTCCCGCTCATGGTGATCGTTTCCGGCAGTCTCGACCTCGACCCGGACCAGCTGATCTTCTCGGACGCGCCGATCCGCCCGATAGTGATCACCCACAGCCGGGCCCGGGCCGCGGACCGGCTCACCGAGGTGGCCGAGGTGGTGGCTCTCGGTGACGACCGGGTCGATCTGGCGGCGATGGTCCGCCTCCTCCACGAGCGCGGCGCCGGTCAGCTGCTCTGCGAGGGCGGTCCCGGCCTGCTCGGCTCGCTGATCGCCGCCGACCTCGTCGACGAGCTCTGCCTCACCGTCGCGCCGCTCCTGGTGGGTGGCGGCGCGGGCCGGATCGCCCACGGCCCGGACGGGCCGGGGCGCCGGATGCGGTTGCGGCACGTGCTCACGCGCGAGGACATGCTTTTCCTGCGTTACGTCCGAAAAGCCCGATGGGGTACGCCCTGA
- a CDS encoding ACT domain-containing protein, with protein MLLRVRVTLPDRPGALGQVARTLGVAGADIVQVVVLERLGGRAVDDFTVVWPGAARVERLLAGLAAIPGVQVDGVWQAIGAPVNGGHDAELLAQVAANPADGLATLVDAVPGLLAADWAAAAIVPADWASRNGAGGAAGEPQVVYASWRAPSPLRLPEVTPLRARPFAEPGGARYAVAPFGRGGLVLLVARSDEGDLPAAAFHVTEVDRVAQLVRAAAVILGDRLDTATTPAHLDVV; from the coding sequence ATGTTGCTGCGGGTACGAGTCACCCTGCCGGACCGTCCCGGCGCCCTCGGACAGGTCGCCCGCACCCTCGGCGTCGCCGGCGCGGACATCGTCCAGGTCGTGGTGCTGGAACGACTCGGCGGCCGGGCCGTCGACGACTTCACCGTCGTGTGGCCGGGCGCGGCGCGCGTCGAACGACTCCTCGCCGGCCTGGCCGCCATCCCCGGCGTGCAGGTCGACGGCGTGTGGCAGGCGATCGGGGCGCCGGTCAACGGCGGGCACGACGCGGAGCTGCTCGCGCAGGTCGCCGCGAACCCGGCGGACGGCCTGGCCACCCTGGTCGACGCGGTGCCCGGGCTGCTCGCCGCGGACTGGGCCGCCGCCGCGATCGTCCCGGCCGACTGGGCGTCACGCAACGGCGCCGGCGGCGCGGCCGGCGAGCCGCAGGTGGTGTACGCGAGCTGGCGCGCCCCCTCCCCGCTGCGCCTGCCCGAGGTGACCCCGCTGCGGGCCCGCCCGTTCGCCGAGCCGGGTGGCGCGCGGTACGCGGTCGCCCCGTTCGGCCGCGGCGGACTCGTCCTGCTCGTGGCCCGCAGCGACGAGGGCGACCTGCCGGCCGCCGCCTTCCACGTGACCGAGGTGGACCGGGTCGCCCAGCTGGTCCGCGCCGCCGCCGTCATCCTCGGCGACCGGCTGGACACGGCGACCACGCCCGCGCATCTAGACGTGGTGTGA
- a CDS encoding GNAT family N-acetyltransferase, whose product MALWRIRATVDDRPGYLSVLTASLALRSVNILAVQVHTTEEGAVDDFLVDAPDSLTEADIMAAVLKGRGRDAFVTRAEAQGLADQPTRALALAGRLVHEPDTLGETLVALLDATEVRWRPSGGSHGEQPGFHGGRMTLADPAGGTYEVLRALPAFTPAEYARAQTLVEIAGAVVRQRHEHVTLLLADGAELVVRPATTDDLAAVRELHENCSPATLHDRYLSGATPRDSRLRQLLEPAGGVTLVATTPAGAVIAMANLVTEGDLGEVALLVEDGWQRRGLGTALLRRLHAHAERSGTAAIVAHTGAENVAMLSTLRRIGAGSIERDGSLVSVTLPAAGRKAPATSG is encoded by the coding sequence ATGGCGTTGTGGCGGATCCGAGCCACGGTCGACGACCGGCCCGGCTACCTTTCCGTGCTGACCGCGAGCCTGGCTCTGCGATCAGTCAACATCCTCGCCGTCCAGGTGCACACCACCGAGGAGGGCGCCGTCGACGACTTCCTCGTCGACGCGCCGGACTCGCTCACCGAGGCGGACATCATGGCCGCCGTGCTCAAGGGGCGCGGCCGCGACGCGTTCGTCACCCGGGCCGAGGCGCAGGGGCTGGCCGACCAGCCGACCCGGGCGCTGGCGCTGGCCGGCCGTCTGGTGCACGAGCCGGACACGCTCGGCGAGACGCTGGTGGCGCTGCTCGACGCGACCGAGGTGCGGTGGCGGCCGAGCGGTGGCTCGCACGGCGAGCAGCCCGGCTTCCACGGCGGGCGGATGACGCTTGCCGACCCGGCCGGCGGGACGTACGAGGTGCTCCGCGCCCTGCCCGCCTTCACCCCCGCCGAGTACGCCCGGGCGCAGACACTGGTCGAGATCGCCGGCGCGGTGGTGCGGCAGCGGCACGAGCACGTCACGCTGCTGCTGGCCGACGGCGCCGAGCTGGTGGTGCGCCCGGCCACCACGGACGACCTGGCCGCCGTCCGGGAGCTGCACGAGAACTGCTCGCCGGCCACGCTGCACGACAGGTACCTGAGCGGCGCGACCCCGCGCGACTCCCGGCTGCGCCAGCTGCTCGAACCGGCCGGCGGCGTGACGCTCGTCGCGACCACCCCGGCCGGCGCCGTGATCGCGATGGCGAACCTGGTGACCGAGGGCGACCTCGGCGAGGTGGCGCTGCTCGTCGAGGACGGCTGGCAGCGGCGCGGGCTCGGCACGGCCCTGCTGCGCCGGCTGCACGCCCACGCCGAGCGCTCCGGAACCGCGGCGATCGTCGCGCACACCGGCGCGGAGAACGTGGCGATGCTGAGCACCCTGCGGCGGATCGGGGCGGGCTCGATCGAGCGCGACGGCTCGCTGGTCAGCGTGACGTTGCCGGCCGCCGGAAGAAAAGCTCCTGCCACCTCAGGGTGA
- the bsaP gene encoding biotin synthase auxiliary protein BsaP codes for MTMYCDRCGRPAAEGDHAACASARELEPPRFCPECRRRMKVQVVPTGWTATCVEHGARKG; via the coding sequence CTGACGATGTACTGCGACCGCTGTGGGCGACCGGCCGCGGAGGGCGACCACGCGGCCTGCGCCTCCGCCCGCGAGCTGGAGCCACCGCGCTTCTGCCCGGAGTGCCGCCGCCGGATGAAGGTCCAGGTCGTCCCCACCGGCTGGACCGCGACCTGCGTCGAGCACGGGGCCCGCAAGGGCTGA
- the bioB gene encoding biotin synthase BioB: protein MPDILDRARTKVLDGGTGLSEAEILEVLRLPDADLPALLQLAHDVRMKWCGPEVEVEGIVSLKTGGCPEDCHFCSQSGLFASPVRAVWLDIPSLVEAAKQTAATGATEFCIVAAVRGPDKRLMEQMRAGVKAIKEAVDIQVAASLGMLTQEQVDELVEMGVHRYNHNLETCESYFPNVVTTHSWEERWSTLKMVRDSGMEVCCGGILGLGETVEQRAEFAAQLAELDPHEVPLNFLNPRPGTPLGDRPVVEGKDALRAIAAFRLAMPRTILRYAGGREITLGDLGTRDGLLGGINAVIVGNYLTTLGRPATADLELLQDLKMPVKSLSATF, encoded by the coding sequence ATGCCAGACATCCTCGACCGCGCCCGGACCAAGGTTCTCGACGGTGGCACCGGCCTCTCCGAAGCCGAGATCCTCGAGGTGCTCCGCCTGCCGGACGCTGATCTGCCGGCGTTGTTGCAGCTGGCACACGACGTGCGGATGAAATGGTGCGGTCCCGAGGTCGAGGTCGAGGGCATCGTCTCGCTGAAGACCGGCGGCTGCCCGGAGGACTGTCACTTCTGTTCGCAGTCGGGACTTTTCGCGTCTCCGGTACGCGCGGTCTGGCTCGACATTCCCTCTCTAGTGGAGGCTGCGAAGCAGACCGCGGCCACCGGCGCCACCGAGTTCTGCATCGTGGCCGCCGTCCGCGGGCCGGACAAGCGGCTCATGGAGCAGATGCGGGCCGGCGTCAAAGCGATCAAGGAAGCGGTCGACATCCAGGTCGCCGCGAGCCTCGGCATGCTCACCCAGGAGCAGGTCGACGAGCTGGTCGAGATGGGCGTGCACCGCTACAACCACAACCTGGAGACCTGCGAGTCCTACTTCCCGAACGTGGTGACCACCCATTCGTGGGAGGAGCGCTGGAGCACGCTGAAGATGGTGCGCGACTCCGGCATGGAGGTCTGCTGCGGCGGCATCCTCGGTCTGGGTGAGACGGTCGAGCAGCGTGCCGAGTTCGCCGCGCAGCTGGCCGAGCTCGACCCGCACGAGGTCCCGCTGAACTTCCTCAACCCCCGTCCGGGCACGCCGCTGGGCGACCGCCCGGTGGTGGAGGGCAAGGACGCGCTGCGCGCGATCGCCGCCTTCCGGCTGGCGATGCCGAGGACCATCCTGCGGTACGCCGGGGGCCGCGAGATCACGCTGGGCGATCTGGGTACGCGGGACGGCCTGCTCGGTGGCATCAACGCGGTGATCGTCGGCAACTACCTGACCACCCTGGGCCGGCCCGCCACCGCCGACCTGGAGCTGCTGCAGGACCTGAAGATGCCGGTCAAGTCGCTGTCCGCGACGTTCTGA
- a CDS encoding 8-amino-7-oxononanoate synthase, with amino-acid sequence MTGWLEAIDRLARERAKAGLTRQLRPRAAGDGVVDLAGNDYLGLSVHPEVVTAAGAALSAFGLGATGSRLVRGTTGPHAELESALAGWLGAESSLVFSSGYLANLAVVRAVGAVCDLVVSDAYNHASLIDGCKISGIRTAVAPHNDPAAVAALLDAHPGRAAVVTESIFSVDGDLAPLAALHEVTSARGALLIVDDAHALGLLGHRGAGGVAAAGLAGLPDVLVTATLSKALGGAGGVVAGPAAFIRHLVDTGRTFIYDTAPPPAVVAGVLAAVRVAADADDRRAVLTARGAEIAARLRSAGYPVPDPAAGVLSVPAPGPEAAVAWAADCRDRGVAVGCFRPPSTPDGSSRLRLTLNAGVDGADFARALNVIVECAP; translated from the coding sequence TTGACCGGCTGGTTGGAGGCGATCGATCGCCTGGCCCGCGAGCGGGCCAAGGCGGGGCTCACCCGTCAGCTGCGCCCCCGGGCAGCCGGCGACGGCGTCGTCGACCTCGCCGGAAACGACTACCTGGGGCTGTCGGTTCACCCGGAGGTGGTGACCGCCGCCGGGGCCGCGCTGAGCGCGTTCGGGCTGGGCGCGACGGGTTCCCGGCTGGTCCGCGGCACCACCGGCCCGCACGCCGAGCTGGAGTCCGCACTGGCCGGTTGGCTCGGCGCGGAGAGCTCGCTGGTCTTCTCCTCGGGCTACCTGGCGAACCTCGCGGTGGTCCGAGCCGTCGGCGCGGTCTGCGACCTGGTCGTGTCGGACGCGTACAACCACGCCTCCCTCATCGACGGCTGCAAGATCTCCGGGATCCGGACCGCCGTCGCGCCGCACAACGACCCGGCCGCCGTCGCTGCCCTGCTCGACGCCCATCCGGGCCGCGCCGCGGTGGTCACCGAGTCGATCTTCTCGGTCGACGGCGACCTCGCCCCGCTGGCCGCGCTGCACGAGGTGACCTCGGCGCGCGGCGCGCTGCTGATCGTCGACGATGCGCACGCGCTCGGCCTGCTCGGTCACCGAGGCGCCGGCGGGGTGGCCGCGGCGGGCCTGGCCGGTCTGCCGGACGTGCTGGTCACGGCCACGCTCTCCAAGGCCCTCGGTGGCGCCGGCGGCGTGGTGGCCGGCCCGGCCGCCTTCATCCGGCACCTGGTCGACACCGGGCGCACGTTCATCTACGACACCGCGCCACCGCCGGCCGTGGTCGCCGGTGTGCTGGCCGCCGTGCGGGTGGCCGCCGACGCCGACGACCGCCGTGCCGTGCTCACCGCGCGCGGGGCGGAGATCGCCGCCCGGCTGCGGTCCGCCGGCTACCCCGTGCCCGATCCGGCGGCCGGGGTTCTCTCCGTGCCGGCGCCCGGGCCGGAGGCGGCGGTCGCGTGGGCCGCCGACTGCCGCGACCGTGGCGTCGCGGTCGGCTGTTTCCGGCCCCCCTCGACGCCGGACGGCAGCTCACGTCTCCGGCTGACCTTGAACGCGGGCGTCGACGGGGCGGATTTCGCCCGCGCCCTGAACGTGATCGTGGAGTGCGCACCATGA
- the bioD gene encoding dethiobiotin synthase, producing the protein MILVTGTDTEVGKTIATAAMAAAAQAAGLRVAVIKPGQTGIATGAPTDAEVITRLAGPETVRTLAEYPEPLAPLAAAKVAGQAALDLFETVDAIRAEAEKHDLVLVEGAGGLLVPMGLRPSGEPWTFADLATTLGANVIVVARAGLGTLNHTALTLEALHRRGVYARVILGAWPHDPELVHWANLGELVPHLVGALPSDAGSMDPGVFRRSAPGWLTPALHGVLDNWRVWAEEAG; encoded by the coding sequence ATCATCCTGGTCACCGGCACCGACACCGAGGTCGGCAAGACCATCGCCACCGCCGCGATGGCCGCTGCGGCGCAGGCGGCGGGCCTCCGGGTCGCCGTGATCAAACCCGGTCAGACGGGCATCGCCACCGGCGCGCCCACCGACGCCGAGGTGATCACTCGGCTGGCCGGTCCGGAGACCGTGCGGACCCTCGCCGAGTACCCGGAGCCGCTGGCGCCCCTGGCCGCCGCGAAAGTCGCCGGTCAGGCCGCGCTGGACCTGTTCGAAACGGTCGACGCGATCCGCGCCGAGGCCGAGAAACACGACCTGGTCCTGGTCGAGGGCGCCGGCGGCCTGCTCGTGCCGATGGGGTTGCGGCCGTCCGGGGAGCCGTGGACGTTCGCCGACCTGGCCACCACGCTCGGCGCGAATGTGATCGTGGTCGCGCGCGCGGGACTCGGCACGCTCAACCACACCGCGCTGACCCTGGAGGCGCTGCACCGGCGCGGCGTCTACGCGCGGGTGATCCTCGGCGCCTGGCCGCACGATCCCGAGCTGGTGCACTGGGCCAACCTGGGCGAACTCGTCCCGCACCTGGTCGGGGCCCTCCCGTCGGACGCCGGATCGATGGACCCCGGGGTGTTCCGCAGATCCGCGCCGGGCTGGCTGACACCCGCTCTGCACGGCGTTCTCGACAACTGGCGGGTCTGGGCGGAGGAAGCGGGTTAA
- a CDS encoding ROK family protein, protein MAFTLTIDCGGGGIKGSVLDEAGTMRAHPIRVPTPYPLPPELFVKTLVSLGEQLPNADRVTVGMPGMIRHGVVVATPHYVTRSGPRTRVDPELFEAWRGFDARTALADAFGLPTLVLNDAEVHGAGVVAGTGCELVLTLGTGLGCALFDGGELAPHLEMSQAPVRWGMSYDTYIGEHERRRLGDALWSRRVRNVIEGLRPVFLWDRVYLGGGNSRLITATQLARMGDDVVVVPNTAGIVGGVRAWTLGQR, encoded by the coding sequence GTGGCTTTCACCCTGACGATTGACTGTGGCGGCGGCGGCATCAAGGGCTCTGTCCTCGACGAGGCCGGCACGATGCGGGCACACCCGATCCGGGTCCCGACACCGTACCCATTGCCTCCCGAACTCTTCGTCAAGACTCTGGTGAGTCTCGGCGAACAGTTGCCGAACGCCGATCGGGTCACCGTCGGCATGCCCGGCATGATCCGGCACGGCGTGGTCGTGGCGACCCCGCACTACGTGACACGTAGCGGCCCGCGTACCAGGGTGGACCCGGAGTTGTTCGAGGCGTGGCGCGGGTTCGACGCGCGGACCGCTCTCGCCGACGCGTTCGGGCTGCCCACGCTGGTGCTCAACGACGCCGAGGTGCACGGCGCGGGCGTGGTCGCGGGCACCGGCTGCGAGCTGGTGCTGACCCTCGGCACCGGGCTGGGCTGCGCCCTCTTCGACGGCGGTGAGCTGGCGCCGCACCTGGAGATGTCGCAGGCGCCGGTGCGCTGGGGGATGTCCTACGACACGTACATCGGTGAACATGAACGCCGCCGCCTCGGCGACGCGCTCTGGTCGCGCCGGGTGCGCAACGTGATCGAGGGCCTGCGGCCGGTCTTCCTCTGGGATCGGGTCTATCTCGGCGGCGGCAACAGCCGCCTGATCACCGCCACGCAGCTGGCCCGGATGGGCGACGATGTGGTCGTGGTGCCGAACACCGCGGGCATCGTCGGCGGCGTCCGCGCCTGGACCCTGGGTCAGCGATGA
- a CDS encoding HAD family hydrolase, which produces MTPDAVLFDFGGVLADSPPQRAAPPELVLRVFNVIKSALTPGEIQRSLTAGAEAYARWRDEDWPDELPQAEVWERFVIGDWPPEAQARVRTAVPRLSYDWAWRDGWHLRPGIPEALAALTERGIPMAVVSNTLAGAAHRDFLDKSGVGRLFAAQIYSDEAGVRKPNPQMIWNATDTLGVSPANCWFIGDSRRRDVLCARRADIGRAILMISRRTAREDPTGWPEPDTEIQDGFGLLALL; this is translated from the coding sequence ATGACGCCGGACGCCGTGCTGTTCGACTTCGGCGGGGTGCTGGCGGACTCCCCGCCGCAGCGCGCCGCCCCGCCGGAGCTGGTGCTGCGCGTCTTCAACGTGATCAAGAGCGCGCTCACCCCCGGCGAGATCCAGCGGTCGCTCACCGCGGGCGCCGAGGCCTATGCCCGGTGGCGTGACGAGGACTGGCCGGACGAGCTGCCCCAGGCCGAGGTCTGGGAACGCTTCGTGATCGGTGACTGGCCGCCGGAGGCGCAGGCACGGGTGCGGACCGCCGTGCCGCGTCTCAGCTACGACTGGGCCTGGCGGGACGGCTGGCATCTGCGGCCGGGCATTCCGGAGGCGCTGGCGGCCCTCACCGAACGCGGCATCCCGATGGCGGTCGTCAGCAACACGCTCGCCGGGGCCGCGCATCGCGACTTCCTGGACAAATCCGGCGTGGGCCGTCTCTTCGCCGCCCAGATCTACAGCGACGAGGCGGGCGTCCGCAAACCCAACCCGCAGATGATCTGGAACGCCACGGACACCCTCGGCGTCTCCCCCGCGAACTGCTGGTTCATCGGCGACAGCCGCCGCCGCGACGTGCTCTGCGCCCGCCGCGCCGACATCGGCCGCGCCATCCTGATGATCTCCCGCCGGACCGCTCGCGAGGACCCGACCGGCTGGCCGGAACCGGACACCGAGATCCAAGACGGATTCGGCCTGCTCGCGCTCCTTTGA
- a CDS encoding class I SAM-dependent methyltransferase, translated as MLSEFLHAHTRLAPVPFVPEIALWQAEEPIALWEATEAGGSSQPPPFWAFAWAGGQALARHVLDDPDLVAGRSVLDLATGSGLVAVAAARAGATPVTANDIDPFSLAAAAANATANGVEVRTVEADLLDSDEKYGVVLAGDVFYSREMAGRVLPFLRRAAGRGSLVLVGDPGRAYLPEGLIRRAVYEVPVSEALESVAIRRTTVWQVT; from the coding sequence GTGCTATCGGAGTTCCTTCACGCCCACACCAGGCTCGCGCCGGTTCCCTTCGTCCCCGAGATCGCGCTGTGGCAGGCCGAGGAGCCGATCGCGCTCTGGGAGGCCACCGAGGCGGGCGGCTCGTCGCAGCCCCCGCCGTTCTGGGCGTTCGCCTGGGCGGGCGGGCAGGCCCTGGCCCGGCACGTGCTGGACGACCCGGACCTGGTCGCCGGGCGCAGCGTGCTCGACCTGGCCACCGGTTCCGGCCTGGTGGCGGTCGCCGCGGCGCGGGCCGGCGCGACGCCGGTGACCGCGAACGACATCGATCCGTTCTCGCTGGCGGCGGCCGCGGCCAACGCGACCGCCAACGGCGTCGAGGTCCGGACCGTCGAGGCGGACCTGCTGGACAGCGACGAGAAGTACGGGGTGGTGCTGGCCGGCGACGTCTTCTACAGCCGGGAGATGGCCGGGCGGGTGCTGCCGTTCCTGCGCCGGGCGGCCGGGCGGGGGTCGCTCGTGCTGGTCGGCGATCCGGGGCGGGCCTATCTGCCGGAGGGTCTCATCCGGCGGGCGGTCTACGAGGTGCCGGTCTCCGAGGCGCTGGAGAGCGTGGCGATCCGCCGCACCACGGTCTGGCAGGTCACCTGA